In Micromonospora sp. WMMD980, the following are encoded in one genomic region:
- a CDS encoding GNAT family N-acetyltransferase: MVREWDPRTASSAEIASLLDTLNAVLAADLPQDPPWRANSLREYLSEVMPGERRISWVAQDDPAPDGTPGAIVGHVHVLLLGGIGVLEVLTHPARRRTGIGRELVRVAARRVWDEGFQSIGVEVVGDTPAVGFYEALGFTREYVETRSVLDLGAVDWPALTEMATEVGAGYHVEFCPGGPPDELIEAYARAKAEVRDVDDGELRPSSYDPERLRDSLATLHRRGMKPYIVLALHEQTGEVAGLTEVVVPAQHPTRADQYDTIVVRDHRGYGIDRAIKARMLLELRSAEPEVAEVQTWNAQVNESMLKVNAELGYRPDRDWCEYGVDVGELVHRLDSHR, from the coding sequence ATGGTGCGCGAGTGGGACCCTCGGACCGCGTCGTCCGCCGAGATCGCGTCGCTGCTGGACACGCTGAACGCGGTCCTGGCGGCGGATCTTCCGCAGGATCCTCCCTGGCGGGCGAATTCCCTGCGGGAATACCTGTCCGAGGTGATGCCCGGTGAACGACGGATCTCCTGGGTGGCCCAGGACGACCCGGCGCCCGACGGCACCCCCGGCGCGATCGTCGGGCACGTGCACGTGCTGCTGCTCGGCGGCATCGGCGTGCTCGAGGTGCTGACGCACCCGGCGCGCCGGCGCACCGGCATCGGCCGCGAGCTGGTGCGGGTGGCCGCCCGCCGGGTCTGGGACGAGGGCTTCCAGTCGATCGGCGTCGAGGTGGTCGGTGACACCCCCGCCGTCGGGTTCTACGAGGCGCTGGGCTTCACCAGGGAATACGTCGAAACCCGCAGCGTGCTCGACCTCGGCGCGGTGGACTGGCCGGCGCTGACCGAGATGGCCACCGAGGTGGGCGCGGGCTACCACGTCGAGTTCTGCCCGGGCGGTCCGCCCGACGAGCTGATCGAGGCGTACGCGCGGGCGAAGGCAGAGGTGCGCGACGTGGACGACGGTGAGCTGCGGCCCAGCTCCTACGATCCGGAGCGGCTCCGCGACAGCCTCGCCACCCTGCACCGACGGGGCATGAAGCCGTACATCGTGCTGGCCCTGCACGAGCAGACCGGTGAGGTGGCCGGGTTGACCGAGGTGGTGGTGCCGGCGCAGCACCCGACCCGGGCCGACCAGTACGACACCATCGTGGTCCGCGACCACCGCGGCTACGGCATCGACCGGGCCATCAAGGCGCGCATGCTGTTGGAGCTGCGCTCGGCCGAGCCCGAGGTGGCCGAGGTGCAGACCTGGAACGCGCAGGTCAACGAGTCGATGCTCAAGGTCAACGCCGAGCTGGGCTACCGGCCCGACCGCGACTGGTGCGAATACGGCGTGGACGTCGGCGAGCTGGTGCACCGGCTGGACAGTCACCGCTGA